In Fibrobacterota bacterium, a genomic segment contains:
- a CDS encoding glycosyltransferase produces MEISLAVPTYNQAELLRAFLSAWRERGADLVPLIVVDDGSSDETPAVLREAAHPRLTAHRLPHVSAAHARNHALRHAPTPWLAFTDTDCILSRSYFETLSGIPSRYSGGAAVEGPVRPVAGPKPPFTHSLHNPGGAYATANMVFRVEKALALGGFDEGFTANYREDTDLALTLLDHGVAIPLCADLIVEHPHLPRRFLPSLRAAYRTQVRLVGAEMRLYRKHPSSYARVRHHGDARGTLADWCVKYFALYFKECFRYLCRQPGLRAGERLRALLPSLQAMIVALAEQACIVGLCMVKWREIARLKSS; encoded by the coding sequence GTGGAGATCTCCCTGGCGGTGCCGACCTACAACCAGGCGGAACTCCTGCGGGCTTTCCTATCGGCATGGCGCGAACGCGGCGCCGACCTTGTGCCGCTTATCGTCGTCGATGATGGATCCAGCGACGAGACCCCCGCGGTGCTGCGGGAAGCCGCCCATCCGCGCCTGACCGCCCACCGTCTGCCGCACGTTTCCGCGGCCCATGCGCGCAATCATGCCTTGCGCCATGCGCCGACGCCCTGGCTCGCCTTCACCGATACCGATTGCATCTTATCGCGTTCGTATTTCGAAACCCTGTCGGGCATCCCATCCCGTTATTCCGGCGGGGCCGCGGTGGAAGGGCCCGTGCGACCCGTGGCCGGCCCCAAACCGCCGTTCACCCATTCCCTCCACAATCCGGGCGGCGCCTATGCCACCGCCAACATGGTCTTCCGGGTGGAAAAGGCGCTCGCCTTGGGCGGGTTCGACGAAGGTTTCACGGCCAATTACCGCGAGGATACGGATCTGGCGCTAACCCTGCTGGATCACGGGGTCGCCATCCCGCTTTGCGCCGACCTGATCGTGGAGCATCCCCATCTGCCTCGCCGCTTCCTGCCCTCCCTGCGCGCCGCCTATCGCACCCAGGTCCGCCTAGTCGGGGCGGAGATGCGGTTGTACCGTAAGCACCCTTCCAGCTACGCTCGCGTTCGCCATCATGGGGATGCCCGCGGCACCTTGGCGGACTGGTGCGTGAAATACTTCGCGTTGTACTTCAAGGAATGCTTCCGCTACCTCTGCAGGCAGCCCGGTTTGCGCGCCGGGGAACGGCTGCGGGCCTTGCTGCCGTCGCTGCAGGCGATGATCGTGGCGCTGGCCGAGCAAGCCTGCATCGTCGGCCTATGCATGGTAAAATGGAGAGAGATCGCGAGGCTTAAGAGTTCGTGA
- a CDS encoding sugar transferase, whose amino-acid sequence MANTPRKGIRDSAYRAGKRVLDIAGALAGLMILFVLFPFMVALIKFDSRGPIFFVQTRMGQYGHRFKFVKFRTMRVGAHQQQWELDNLNESGGLTFKISNDPRVTRMGRFLRRTSLDEMPQFWNVLRGDMSLVGPRPPLLREVSQYNDIQKVRMTVPQGMTGLWQVRGRSKLKFNDMVDLDVYYALHPSLAIDLKILMATIPTVLFGRGAV is encoded by the coding sequence ATGGCGAATACGCCGAGGAAAGGGATTCGCGATAGCGCGTACCGCGCCGGCAAACGGGTATTGGACATCGCGGGAGCGTTGGCCGGCCTCATGATCCTTTTCGTGTTGTTCCCCTTCATGGTAGCCCTGATCAAATTCGACTCGCGCGGTCCCATCTTCTTCGTGCAGACCCGCATGGGCCAATACGGGCATCGCTTCAAGTTCGTCAAGTTCCGGACCATGCGGGTGGGGGCGCATCAACAGCAATGGGAGCTGGACAACCTCAACGAATCGGGCGGGCTCACCTTCAAGATCAGCAACGATCCGCGGGTGACCCGGATGGGCCGGTTCCTGCGGCGTACGAGCTTGGACGAGATGCCACAGTTCTGGAACGTGCTGCGGGGCGACATGTCGCTGGTGGGGCCGCGGCCGCCCCTCTTGCGCGAGGTGAGCCAGTACAACGACATCCAGAAGGTGCGCATGACGGTACCGCAAGGGATGACTGGCCTATGGCAGGTGCGCGGACGCTCCAAGCTGAAGTTCAACGACATGGTGGATCTGGACGTGTATTACGCCCTGCATCCGTCCCTGGCGATCGACTTGAAGATCCTGATGGCGACGATCCCGACGGTGCTGTTCGGGCGGGGCGCGGTTTAA
- a CDS encoding glycosyltransferase family 4 protein gives MKIGILSREYPPLTHVGGIATYSAAAAALMAREGHEVHVVCNGPEYRMESKYGVFVHRVPMGPHPLPGGRLFYPYRAWYRRTLPHYLDALTWARTAGRYLEERLDLAGFDAWEYPETAGEGAFFPRRPGARAPRLICRVHTGWMEGYVDNPLERMLVLRLQRQACQRADRLVSPSASVARGYVRDILGLAKAAEVNRNPMLLWDDPIDWKAKSSAHLLYVGRVEHRKGLQVLLGALDSLGADAEGLTLRVVGNMYPPTRELDAQCIRDFQAHRDLPQGPAGRRYALEYAGPCDHSRMPDHYDWAGALILPSLMENYPYTALEALSRGCYVIGSDVGGIPEIVDRPARGTLFPAENKAILARKIREWSVGNRGLPAGTREATEAIRAEFSPDACARRLLGTYGEYAEERDSR, from the coding sequence TTCCCGGGAATATCCCCCGCTCACCCACGTGGGCGGGATCGCGACCTACTCCGCGGCGGCCGCGGCGCTCATGGCCCGCGAAGGCCATGAGGTCCACGTCGTGTGCAACGGACCGGAATACCGCATGGAATCGAAGTACGGGGTGTTCGTGCATCGCGTCCCCATGGGGCCGCATCCGTTGCCCGGAGGACGCTTGTTCTACCCGTATCGGGCGTGGTACCGTCGCACCCTGCCGCATTATCTGGACGCCCTGACCTGGGCGCGCACCGCCGGCCGTTACCTCGAAGAACGTCTCGACCTTGCCGGCTTCGACGCCTGGGAATATCCCGAAACGGCGGGCGAAGGGGCCTTTTTCCCGCGCCGGCCGGGGGCCCGGGCCCCCCGCTTGATCTGCCGCGTGCATACGGGCTGGATGGAAGGGTACGTGGACAATCCCCTGGAACGCATGCTGGTGCTCCGCCTGCAAAGGCAGGCCTGCCAACGCGCGGACCGCCTGGTCTCGCCGAGCGCCAGCGTGGCGCGGGGTTACGTGCGCGATATCCTGGGGTTGGCCAAAGCGGCGGAGGTCAACCGTAATCCTATGCTGCTCTGGGACGATCCCATCGATTGGAAGGCCAAGTCATCGGCGCATCTGCTATATGTGGGGCGCGTGGAGCATCGAAAAGGCCTGCAAGTGCTGCTGGGGGCCCTCGATTCCCTGGGCGCCGATGCCGAAGGGCTGACCTTGCGGGTGGTCGGAAATATGTACCCGCCTACGCGCGAGCTGGACGCCCAATGCATCCGCGATTTCCAGGCCCACCGCGATTTGCCCCAGGGGCCCGCGGGCAGGCGTTACGCCTTGGAATACGCGGGCCCTTGCGATCATTCCCGTATGCCCGATCATTACGATTGGGCCGGCGCCTTGATCTTGCCCTCCCTCATGGAGAATTACCCCTATACCGCCTTGGAAGCGTTGTCGCGCGGCTGCTACGTGATCGGCAGCGACGTGGGGGGCATCCCCGAGATCGTCGATCGGCCCGCGCGCGGCACCCTGTTCCCGGCGGAAAACAAGGCCATTTTGGCCCGAAAAATACGAGAATGGAGCGTGGGGAATCGCGGGCTTCCCGCGGGGACCCGCGAAGCGACGGAAGCCATCCGGGCGGAATTCTCCCCGGACGCATGCGCGCGGAGATTGCTCGGGACCTATGGCGAATACGCCGAGGAAAGGGATTCGCGATAG